GAAATCTGACATCTTGTGGATCTGCTGAGAGTGTAGAGATGAAGACTTTGAGTGTGTTTGTTGCAGTGGCCATCGTGCTCACAGTGATGTGCAGCCAGCAGAGCTCTGCTGTCCCAGTCCTTCAGGTCACATCTCCAGCTGAATTCTCTTACAGCCATGCCAGGATTTGTTGTACTAATGTGGACAATCTTGCATCTGGTTTACAGGGTGAAGAACTGGAGGAGACCATCTTTTTAGAGATTCCAGGTGGTGCCATGAATGAGACTGTGATGGACTCCATGAAGGTAAgagcctgctccaacacacctgactcTGATCTGAAGCTGTACAGATATCGTGTAGTAACAGCCTCCTCTTGGAATCAGAGGCCATAGGAACCAGTTTGGACTTCTCTGTACTAAATGGAACCAGTGCAGAATAcgtaatgatgatgatggagctgGAAATTAACTTTCACCAAAGTATTTCATCTTTCACACAGTCAGGATTAGTTGTACTAATGTGGGCAATCTTCCAACTGGTTTATAGGGTGAAGAGGGTGAAGAAGATGAAGAGACCATCTTTTTAGAGACTCCAGGTGGTGCCATGAATGAGACTTGGATGGACAACAGGGAGGTAAgagcctgctccaacacacctgactcTGATCTGAAGATGTGCAGAGAGCGTAGTAACAGAGGAGGAGCCAGTTTGGACTCCTCTGTACTAAATGGAACTAATGCAGAATAAGTAATTGTTAGCTCTTGGTTTTATGTTCACCTTCCATGCCCTACAGCTAGGGGGCTCTAGCACTCCGTTTACTGGGCACATGTTGTACAAATCCATGTTGACTGGGAGTGGTACAGTTGTAACTTGTATCTGGACGTGATGGTTACggatttttttgaaaacaaaaacctaACGTGGAGTAACAGTAATGATGGTGATGTGTTTCATCTTTCACACAGATGAGAAAACCGAGGTGTAGCTTCCGCTGCAGAAGAGGACGCTGTAGACTTCACTGCAAGTTGTGAAAGACTTTTCCTCATCAAACACAGGAGCAGAAATCTGAGCTGACTGGTTTTGTTGGAATTGTTTTCACagctgatatttatttattggatgaaGATGTGGTGATGATTTAATGACTTGTTTCTGCAACCTGAAATCAGTCGTAGTCTATTCGTCTTTGGTTGTTCTTAAAAGCAGTTAGAGAATGTTTTTATGGCAGATCCTTCACCTGTGTTATATGTTTGTAAAGTGACTGATGTACTATTGTTAAGATTATCCAGGAAATCAACAAAAGGGGTTAAGAAATGTTTGAACCAATAAagtcttgtaaaaaaaatgccattGCTACTGTTTAAGTTCATGAATAATTAATATCAAAGGAATTTAGCAAGCTAAATACGATTTTAAGTCATGTCTAAAAGGAACAACCTTCTTTTCAAAAGAAAGAGTCTGttatttactcgctaacttcactacaggttttaaaacaataaagtaaTCCCagttttaaagttaataaaacaaatatgatgaaaaCTTATGCATTTTGCTTGGCATAGATCTAAgaataaggacattttaaagattttaggtcacatttttaaaaacagtggaggatccttttaaagAGCATAGAGCTGTAGAAATACAAACCACACAAACCAAGGACTGACAAACAACTCATGATTAGGAGTAGAAAGAATACAGACTCGGTGTAATATATactttcatttcaaaataagagtcatCAGCACTAATGACACTAACAGTCCGGCATTTGTCATGTCGTATTTTTGGTAGACCTGTTGTTGCTTGTGTTCATAAAAATTCTGATAGAAATAGGAGCAAATGCTAATCTACTTGCCTTGCTTCTTCTGATAATTCATCTGGTATTCTGTTATTAGTGTTATCAATCATCATCCATTTTGTAAGacttaaggtttttttttaggccaaaataaatggtttaacTACTCTGAACTCTCATCTTCAACAGAAGTCGAGCATGGTGAATTCTTTTAATGTTGCccttttgttgaaaatgtgcattttttgttctgAAGCAGCAAATATagtttaatgtaatattttacaacgattatttactttttgttttttatttaataacttTTCTTTCCGTGTCCATATCTGTGCTCTCTACTGCTGAGTGCCTGTTAGCTCGTACAGAGGTCATAAGTAGTTTTAGATACAATACTGGGAACTTTGCCAAAGCATGTGTAACACAGGAACAGAATTAGTCCAATAAATTCTTTCAATTGGTTGTATTAGAAACAAAGCAAGGCTTATTACGGCACACTGGGCTTTTTATTATAAGAGCTTGTAAGCGGATGATGTTTTCTGTGCAGAGTCAAAGGGCGCTGTGTTGCAGTAGTAATGAGACAAGTAAATGAGAACCAGCACACCAACAAAACCTGCTGTCTGCCACTGTGGGCACAACTCCAAAAGACTCCAATATGTAAACCAATATTTGTAAGGCTACTGACTCATAAATGTAGTGAACTCATCCACATTTgtggtttaatttaaaatgagttttttccTCATCATTTTACACTTAAACACATGTAACTAACACTtattgtaaatggtaaatggacttgattttatatagcgctttatcactacactgaagcagtctcaaagcgctttacatatcagctcattcacccaatcactcaccagtgggacagaactgccatgcaaggcgctagtcgaccactgggagtaacttagggttcagtgtcttgcccaaggacatttCGACACATAATCagatactgggatcgaaccctcaacctctcgatcagaagacgacccactaccacctgagccatggtgcCAGGGTATgctttattgatttgttttaattgtttgcTAACTTACTAGTTTCATTAAATCTGgttcaaacaaaaacactgatgCTTTGAAACTACCATAAAATTGCCCAGCCAAGCGTTTTCAATAAGGTTACATGCAGCTTATGAcgctgttttatgtgttttacacAATATAGGAGACGACCACACTCATTACTGTGCAGAGATCACATGGAGGCCAAAAGCTTAAGGGTTTGTCTAACCTGTAATATcctgaggtgtaaagagtactgataaatcCTACTCATGTAGATGTACTGTGACTTGATTGAAActgtactcaagtataagtcATACATACAATATTCAAGTAtcagtaaaaagtagctcaattacatAGCACTCAAAGTAAAATGTACAAGTTGCTTTCACCCCTCACATTTTAATTTTGCCACGGTTCACGTGCAtccagtaaacatctcatgtatcgctctataaaagcaaggaatctctgtctgtgtgtgtgtgtgtgtgtgtgtgtgttcctcaaatatctctgcggatcaggatcagactgacctgagagtttcaacatggctgctgcttggttcaagggtgcgCAACTtaggatttgtttggacgccccaccccCATGCCCCACCTCCAGAGTCGacggactcagtgatgatgtcatcagtcctagctctacagtacagaacattggaacattggttCTAACCTGTACAGTGACGACATAACACCTTCAAACACTACCTCATTTGGACATctatgaaaaagctacttaccctcccacttttctatagcaatacatacttcctacaagCACTGCACTAGCAAACTTATAAAGGAAGGACATAAAGTTCTTACATCATGCTGAAAAGCCTGGCACAAGTGGAGCTCATTTTTGAGTCTGTGTGTCCTCCATAACTTTAGCTGTGTTTGATAAAACTAGTTCTAATTCacaagttttattatttatgatgataAATATGTACAGAATAAAGTAGATGATGTTAGTCCATCACCTGAGGATTATAGAGGGGGATACATTTTCTATCAGGCACAGTGAGACaggctgaaatcatttgtatcctcctgataacatgttctggtccacagtcctgtatcaccatgtgtctgtgttgagaatgtctgaataaatgctatgaagttatgatgatcaacagaggctgaattaaataaatacaccattatctaaagatcagatctcctgtgtaaaggaaagtgagttacatcaacaactactgttggcagtgctgcagtaagttcatcagaacatcattgagtgaaaaaggtggatctgagtctgacagtgtgttcaaatgttcacagtggtgttgattttactgtatcaTAAGTTGGACACATTGATCCTAAAGACTGAATTACAGCATGTTTGAGTCTAGAACCCAGAGAGTATTTAGCTAACGTTTAGTTAGCAGGCTGGTCGCCTAGCAACATTACACTTTCATAGAAAAAGGAGAATATGTGACATTGTCAAGCAGATCTAAGAATACTATTAACTTTAACAACACGTAATGTACAGAATagcaaaatcatttatttaggttgaaattttattattattatcaaattatatgttatttaggggtctattgtgtctgctttatTTGCTTTATTAGGTATTtatgagttgtttaatatttaaaatataataatttttattagttaacaatttaga
This portion of the Gouania willdenowi chromosome 7, fGouWil2.1, whole genome shotgun sequence genome encodes:
- the LOC114466484 gene encoding hepcidin-like; its protein translation is MKTLSVFVAVAIVLTVMCSQQSSAVPVLQGEELEETIFLEIPGGAMNETVMDSMKGEEGEEDEETIFLETPGGAMNETWMDNREMRKPRCSFRCRRGRCRLHCKL